A window of the Cytophagia bacterium CHB2 genome harbors these coding sequences:
- a CDS encoding sodium-translocating pyrophosphatase has product MQDILIPGAASLLALGFVVYLAMDVLRKNPGNERMVQISQAVQVGAKAFLRREYLYVSAFVLVIAALIAATPLFAPNVSLNWQTSVAFILGGVASAIAGYIGMSIATRANSRTTQGAVDGGLKGALSVAVSGGAVMGMSVVGVSLLGLCIVYVMFNGVPEIVNGYAMGASLVALFARSGGGIFTKGADMGADLVGKVEAGIPEDDPRNPAVIADNVGDNVGDVAGLGADLLESYVESIIAAMAIAAGVGLASLSLIPLQIASVGIVASILGILYVKITGRGNPQSALMGGLYVSAGLTALGTYFIVQHHNVVYENHGVMGPFWATIAGVVSGVIIGFTSEYYTSSKYKPVKNLADESQSGPAITVTGGLALGMASTAVPVIVLAIALIVSHELAGIYGVALASLGMLATTGMVVAVDSYGPIADNAGGIAEMAHLDPGVRKITDSLDSVGNTTAAIGKGFAIGSAAFAAMGLIVAYMHTVKLQSADLQDPKVLAGVIIGGMLPFFFSSMLFKAVSKAAFKMIEEVRRQFREIPGLREGKAMPDSAKCVDISTVGAINGMLLPGALAILSPVIIGLTLGPGALAGLLLGALVTGVMLGIQMANSGGAMDNAKKYVEEGHYGGKGSDTHKATVIGDTVGDPLKDTVGPSINILIKLMAVISLVLAPLFME; this is encoded by the coding sequence GTGCAGGATATTTTGATTCCAGGGGCGGCCAGCTTGCTGGCGCTCGGCTTCGTGGTGTACCTTGCCATGGATGTGTTGCGCAAGAATCCGGGCAACGAGCGCATGGTGCAGATTTCGCAAGCGGTGCAGGTTGGAGCCAAAGCCTTCTTGCGGCGTGAATATCTTTATGTCTCCGCGTTTGTGCTCGTGATCGCGGCTCTCATTGCCGCCACGCCTTTGTTTGCGCCCAACGTCAGCCTGAACTGGCAAACCTCGGTGGCGTTTATCTTGGGCGGCGTGGCCTCGGCGATTGCGGGCTATATCGGCATGAGCATCGCAACGCGCGCCAACTCGCGCACAACGCAAGGCGCGGTAGACGGCGGCTTGAAAGGCGCATTGAGCGTCGCGGTTTCCGGCGGTGCGGTGATGGGCATGAGCGTCGTCGGTGTGTCTTTGTTGGGTCTTTGCATTGTTTATGTTATGTTTAACGGCGTTCCGGAGATTGTGAACGGTTATGCCATGGGTGCCAGTCTCGTCGCGCTGTTTGCGCGCAGCGGTGGCGGCATTTTCACCAAAGGCGCGGACATGGGCGCTGATCTGGTCGGCAAAGTCGAAGCCGGCATTCCTGAAGACGACCCGCGCAACCCGGCGGTGATTGCCGATAACGTCGGCGACAACGTCGGCGACGTGGCCGGCCTCGGCGCCGATTTGCTCGAATCCTATGTTGAATCCATCATCGCGGCCATGGCCATTGCAGCAGGCGTCGGCTTGGCGTCATTGAGTTTAATTCCGTTGCAAATCGCCAGCGTTGGCATTGTGGCTTCGATACTCGGCATTCTGTATGTGAAAATCACCGGCCGGGGCAATCCGCAAAGCGCGTTGATGGGCGGGTTATATGTCAGCGCCGGCCTCACCGCGCTGGGCACATATTTCATCGTGCAACATCATAATGTCGTGTATGAAAATCATGGCGTGATGGGCCCGTTCTGGGCGACGATTGCGGGCGTGGTTTCCGGCGTGATTATCGGCTTCACGAGCGAATATTACACCTCTTCGAAATATAAACCCGTCAAAAATCTCGCAGATGAATCACAAAGCGGCCCGGCCATCACCGTGACCGGCGGCCTGGCTCTAGGCATGGCCTCTACCGCCGTTCCCGTGATTGTTCTAGCGATTGCACTGATCGTTTCGCATGAGCTTGCGGGTATTTACGGCGTTGCGCTTGCGAGTCTCGGCATGCTCGCCACCACGGGCATGGTGGTTGCCGTTGACAGCTATGGCCCGATCGCCGACAACGCCGGTGGCATCGCGGAAATGGCGCATCTCGATCCGGGCGTGCGCAAAATCACCGACAGCCTCGACTCGGTTGGCAATACCACTGCAGCGATCGGCAAGGGCTTTGCCATCGGCTCCGCCGCGTTTGCGGCAATGGGTTTGATCGTGGCTTACATGCACACGGTGAAATTGCAATCCGCCGATCTGCAGGACCCCAAAGTGCTCGCCGGCGTCATCATCGGCGGCATGCTGCCCTTCTTCTTTTCGTCGATGTTGTTCAAAGCCGTGAGCAAAGCCGCGTTCAAAATGATCGAAGAAGTGCGCCGGCAATTCCGTGAGATTCCCGGTTTGCGCGAAGGCAAGGCCATGCCCGATTCGGCCAAGTGCGTTGACATCAGCACGGTGGGCGCAATTAACGGCATGTTGCTGCCCGGCGCGCTGGCGATTTTGTCCCCGGTGATCATCGGCCTCACACTCGGACCCGGTGCGCTCGCCGGCCTGCTGCTCGGCGCGTTGGTGACTGGCGTCATGCTCGGCATTCAAATGGCGAACAGCGGCGGCGCTATGGACAATGCCAAAAAATATGTCGAAGAAGGCCACTACGGCGGCAAAGGTTCGGATACGCACAAAGCCACGGTTATTGGCGACACGGTGGGCGATCCCTTGAAAGACACGGTCGGCCCCT